The following coding sequences lie in one Paenibacillus durus ATCC 35681 genomic window:
- a CDS encoding CD3073 family putative ECF transporter S component encodes MNQKTLVITLGALAVAINVVAGTVVSNLKIPFLFLDTVGTIFIAAVFGPLWGALVGLLTNLVLGVTSGYTAIPFALVNVIVGLVVGYSARKNGYRFSSALISGIVLGILCPIVGTIIAVGLFGGFTGGVQDVAVLWLKQAGTSLFAAAFLPRLGENLIDKILSALLVYYIVKNLPQSLINHRSYKKRNTHVA; translated from the coding sequence ATGAATCAAAAAACACTAGTCATTACGCTTGGGGCGCTGGCCGTCGCCATTAATGTGGTTGCAGGCACAGTCGTAAGCAATCTGAAAATTCCTTTCCTGTTTCTGGACACAGTAGGCACCATCTTCATCGCAGCTGTATTCGGACCTCTCTGGGGCGCTTTGGTCGGCCTCCTGACGAATCTGGTGCTCGGTGTTACATCCGGTTACACCGCCATTCCCTTCGCCCTTGTTAATGTGATCGTCGGTTTGGTCGTCGGTTATTCGGCCCGTAAGAACGGTTACCGCTTCTCTTCCGCTCTAATCTCCGGCATTGTGCTTGGTATCCTGTGCCCGATCGTCGGCACCATTATTGCGGTCGGCTTGTTCGGCGGCTTTACCGGAGGCGTTCAAGACGTGGCTGTACTCTGGCTGAAGCAGGCCGGGACGAGCCTATTTGCCGCTGCATTCCTTCCCCGCCTTGGAGAAAATCTTATTGACAAAATCCTGTCGGCCCTTCTGGTCTACTATATTGTGAAAAACTTGCCGCAATCCTTAATAAACCATCGCAGCTACAAGAAACGGAATACCCATGTTGCGTAG
- a CDS encoding CD3072 family TudS-related putative desulfidase encodes MLRSKRLIVASHCVINQNAVVKGEARSPGIMKAAVDWTYEQGYGIFQLPCPEFTFLGPERPPMTVEEYDTPEFHAHNRRILQPAVEQLKVYQDHGYTIVGGLGISGSPSCDPGKGVFMRDFLELAAETGVNIDFFWQIPNTADGIFDPDHDNSVFGPVAAGQREPLHKNSAGIKGKQGGNQT; translated from the coding sequence ATGTTGCGTAGCAAACGATTAATTGTTGCCTCCCATTGCGTCATTAACCAAAATGCCGTTGTGAAAGGCGAAGCTCGTAGTCCCGGCATAATGAAAGCGGCAGTCGATTGGACCTACGAGCAGGGATATGGCATCTTTCAGCTGCCTTGTCCCGAATTCACCTTTCTCGGTCCGGAGCGGCCTCCGATGACCGTGGAAGAATACGATACCCCGGAGTTTCACGCCCACAACCGCCGAATTTTACAGCCAGCAGTTGAGCAGCTGAAAGTGTATCAGGATCATGGTTACACTATCGTCGGAGGCCTCGGCATTTCCGGCAGCCCCTCCTGCGATCCCGGAAAAGGCGTGTTCATGCGTGACTTTCTGGAGCTCGCGGCGGAAACCGGCGTAAACATCGATTTTTTCTGGCAAATTCCTAATACGGCGGACGGAATCTTTGATCCGGATCATGATAACAGCGTATTCGGTCCGGTCGCAGCAGGACAGCGGGAACCTCTACATAAGAACTCCGCTGGCATAAAGGGAAAACAAGGCGGCAATCAGACATGA
- a CDS encoding ATP-binding cassette domain-containing protein, which produces MIDIRGVTFYYYEPAESEADASHRPALSNISLAIEPGEFVAFLGRNGSGKSSLSRLLNGIELPTQGTVLALGRMTTNRNDLQNIRRAVQIVFQNPENQQVGITVGEDIAFGLSNIGWPQEDIARRIAWAIELVGLDADEDRPVTHLSGGEKQKLALAAVLALSPRCLILDEATSMLDPVARRQFFETLNKVRKEYPVTLIYITHHLEEVMEADRWFLFQDGKIAAAGTPAQLELDSALLKKCGLELPYYRQLAIKLRGYGIPASAKLNGEELRGLLCKSD; this is translated from the coding sequence ATGATCGACATTCGAGGCGTTACTTTTTATTATTATGAGCCAGCCGAATCTGAAGCAGACGCCAGCCATAGACCGGCATTATCCAACATCTCCCTTGCTATTGAGCCCGGGGAATTTGTAGCTTTCCTGGGACGCAACGGGTCCGGTAAATCGTCGTTGTCCCGTCTGCTTAACGGTATTGAGCTTCCAACCCAGGGAACCGTTCTTGCCCTAGGCCGCATGACTACAAACCGGAACGATCTTCAGAACATTCGCCGGGCCGTGCAAATTGTATTCCAGAATCCCGAGAATCAGCAGGTTGGAATTACCGTGGGTGAAGATATTGCGTTCGGTCTGTCCAATATCGGCTGGCCGCAGGAGGATATCGCCCGGCGGATCGCCTGGGCCATAGAGCTAGTGGGACTGGATGCCGATGAAGACCGTCCCGTAACCCATCTGTCGGGAGGAGAAAAGCAGAAGCTGGCCCTGGCTGCGGTTCTGGCGCTCTCCCCCCGCTGTCTCATTCTCGATGAGGCCACTTCCATGCTTGATCCCGTGGCACGGCGTCAGTTCTTCGAGACGCTGAACAAGGTCCGGAAGGAATATCCTGTAACCTTAATTTACATTACTCATCATCTAGAAGAAGTGATGGAAGCGGATCGCTGGTTTCTTTTTCAAGACGGTAAGATCGCGGCTGCCGGGACTCCGGCCCAACTGGAACTGGATTCTGCTCTCCTCAAAAAATGCGGTTTGGAGCTGCCGTATTACAGGCAATTGGCGATAAAGCTTCGGGGTTACGGCATTCCCGCATCCGCGAAGCTGAACGGGGAAGAATTGCGAGGTTTATTATGCAAATCCGATTAA
- a CDS encoding ATP-binding cassette domain-containing protein, with amino-acid sequence MQIRLNNVSFTYVKGRRNKTPIGPWVLQDLSLTVESGEMLAIAGKSGSGKSTFLQLLKGFIAPSAGAILLDGTDPHLNRRPELFDRIGFIFQYPEHQLFAATVFDDIAFGLRHRKLPPEVQVEKVRKAMAAVELDYEAFKDRSPFELSGGEKRRVAIAGVVVLEPEVLILDEPTAGLDLQSRSSLFSLLHSLNRDEGITVIWVSHQLEEILDHASRLLTLKEGAFLADGPPSRLLSDSQVLNAFGWEEPPILTVSRLLREIGAVHEGTLLSPSQAAEAVSGFLKSRENLSYRN; translated from the coding sequence ATGCAAATCCGATTAAACAATGTTAGTTTCACCTATGTGAAGGGGCGCAGAAACAAGACCCCTATCGGTCCATGGGTACTTCAAGATCTTAGCCTGACTGTGGAAAGCGGAGAAATGCTGGCCATTGCCGGAAAGTCCGGATCGGGCAAATCAACGTTCCTGCAGCTGCTGAAAGGCTTTATCGCCCCTTCGGCTGGAGCGATTCTGCTTGACGGCACCGATCCTCATCTCAATCGTCGGCCGGAGCTGTTCGACCGGATCGGCTTTATTTTTCAATACCCGGAGCATCAGTTGTTCGCGGCTACAGTCTTTGATGATATTGCGTTCGGGCTGCGTCACCGAAAGCTTCCTCCTGAAGTTCAGGTGGAAAAAGTACGCAAAGCTATGGCAGCGGTTGAACTGGATTACGAAGCATTCAAGGACCGTAGTCCTTTCGAGCTCAGCGGCGGTGAGAAACGGCGAGTGGCAATAGCTGGAGTCGTTGTGCTAGAGCCGGAAGTGCTGATTCTGGATGAGCCGACAGCCGGTCTGGATTTGCAGTCGCGGTCGTCCCTCTTTAGCCTCCTGCATTCGCTGAACAGGGACGAGGGCATTACTGTCATATGGGTCAGCCACCAACTGGAGGAAATCCTGGACCACGCCTCCCGCCTGCTGACGCTAAAAGAAGGAGCCTTCCTTGCCGACGGCCCACCTTCCCGGCTGCTGTCTGACTCACAGGTATTAAACGCCTTCGGATGGGAAGAACCTCCGATTCTGACTGTCTCGCGTCTACTTCGTGAGATCGGCGCAGTTCACGAGGGGACACTCCTCTCACCATCTCAAGCGGCCGAAGCCGTGAGCGGCTTCCTGAAGAGCCGCGAAAATTTGTCGTATAGAAATTGA
- a CDS encoding energy-coupling factor transporter transmembrane component T family protein, with amino-acid sequence MSVNGFLLYQKKNSWLERWDPRMKIVAVLLFGAALLLTHHIALKTAQLALLIAMWGIARLSWKVLAVTLLSLSIFFLSTMIYQAVLTPGPGDIMIEWGWLRYSSEGALRGVMMCEQIAGIVLLLSLLVRTTSPITLAEGLEILLKPLKKWRVPVHEAVMMFSIALRFLPILIEEFDKIRKAQLARGGGFHRGGIASRFGGVLPMLMPLFVMSILRAKDLAVAMESRCYQGDEGRTPIRIYRFRFSDYAVLVFAICNLLLVFMA; translated from the coding sequence ATGTCCGTTAATGGCTTCTTGTTGTATCAGAAGAAAAATTCCTGGCTGGAGCGCTGGGACCCGCGTATGAAAATCGTAGCCGTTTTATTATTCGGAGCCGCCCTGCTGCTGACGCATCATATCGCGCTGAAAACAGCCCAACTGGCGCTGCTGATCGCAATGTGGGGCATTGCACGGCTGTCGTGGAAGGTGCTGGCCGTCACGCTGCTCTCTTTGTCGATATTTTTTCTCTCGACGATGATTTACCAGGCTGTACTCACTCCGGGTCCGGGTGACATTATGATAGAGTGGGGCTGGCTGCGCTATTCCTCTGAAGGAGCGCTGAGAGGAGTGATGATGTGCGAGCAGATTGCCGGCATTGTTCTTCTGCTGTCGCTGCTCGTTCGGACGACCTCTCCTATTACATTGGCGGAAGGCTTGGAAATTCTGCTAAAGCCGCTGAAAAAATGGCGCGTGCCGGTTCATGAAGCCGTCATGATGTTCTCCATCGCGCTGCGGTTTCTTCCGATTCTCATTGAGGAGTTTGATAAAATCCGCAAAGCGCAGCTTGCCCGGGGAGGCGGCTTTCATCGCGGCGGAATCGCCTCCCGCTTCGGCGGGGTCCTCCCGATGCTGATGCCGCTGTTCGTGATGTCCATTCTGCGCGCCAAGGATCTGGCGGTAGCGATGGAATCCCGCTGCTATCAAGGCGATGAGGGAAGAACACCGATCCGTATTTACCGGTTCAGGTTCAGTGACTATGCGGTACTTGTCTTTGCCATATGCAACTTGCTGCTTGTATTTATGGCATAA
- a CDS encoding ABC transporter permease — translation MYHLGLLSEYLKNYMKTRLTYRADFWVEVLSDLLFQVTNLIFIFVIFMHTTSLAGWSQNEVVFVYGFFMVPWGVFACFVNMWNFSERYIVKGEMDRILTRPAHNLFQIFLENVDPPSLIGSLIGLLIMAVSGMNLGLPFEWWTIPALIVLTISATAIYMGIYTTLTALSFFSDAPTGIIPLMYNIQSYGRYPVTIYNRAIQVLLTWILPFAFVGVYPAGLFLQREEMTRMALLTPVMGAIFVSLGLFVWSRGVRKYKGAGS, via the coding sequence ATGTATCATTTGGGACTGCTGTCCGAATATTTGAAAAATTACATGAAGACCCGGCTTACGTACCGCGCGGATTTTTGGGTAGAGGTTCTCTCGGATCTTCTGTTCCAGGTCACGAATCTGATCTTTATATTCGTTATCTTTATGCATACGACCAGCCTTGCCGGCTGGAGCCAGAACGAGGTAGTCTTTGTTTACGGCTTCTTTATGGTGCCTTGGGGCGTGTTTGCTTGTTTTGTAAATATGTGGAATTTCAGCGAGCGCTATATCGTTAAAGGGGAAATGGATCGCATTTTGACGCGTCCCGCCCATAATCTGTTTCAGATTTTTCTGGAAAATGTGGACCCTCCCTCGTTAATCGGCTCGCTGATCGGACTGCTTATTATGGCGGTCAGCGGCATGAATCTGGGGCTGCCGTTCGAGTGGTGGACGATTCCGGCGTTAATTGTGCTGACCATCAGCGCTACGGCCATTTATATGGGAATCTATACAACGCTGACGGCGCTGTCTTTCTTCTCGGACGCGCCTACCGGCATCATTCCGCTGATGTACAATATCCAGTCTTACGGCCGCTATCCGGTGACGATTTACAACCGGGCGATTCAGGTGCTGCTGACCTGGATTCTGCCGTTCGCCTTTGTCGGCGTCTATCCGGCGGGATTGTTCCTCCAGCGTGAAGAGATGACCCGGATGGCGCTGCTGACCCCGGTCATGGGGGCAATCTTCGTCAGCCTTGGCTTGTTCGTCTGGAGCCGGGGAGTGCGGAAATATAAAGGAGCGGGGTCTTGA
- a CDS encoding ABC transporter permease, translating into MLEAYFDFIRIRFLTMLAYRLNYYTGILIYSLNIGVNYFTWKAIYGQGESLGGFTAAQMTTYVAVSWMARAFYFNNLDREISTDIRDGSIAIQFIRPYNYVFAKMMQGFGEGMFRFLLFMIPGMALAMLLFPVQLPHDPAAWAGFLVMLFFSFLINSQINIITGLLAFFVENNEGLMRMKRVVVDLFSGLIIPISLFPGWLSSILKLLPFQAITYLPGSVFTGRVQGVGIWNVFGIQIIWFVILLIPLFWLYRAARQRLFVQGG; encoded by the coding sequence CTGCTTGAGGCATACTTCGATTTCATCCGCATCCGCTTTTTGACCATGCTGGCGTACCGGCTGAATTATTATACGGGAATCTTAATCTACTCCCTCAATATCGGCGTCAATTATTTTACCTGGAAAGCGATATACGGGCAGGGAGAGTCGCTGGGCGGCTTTACGGCAGCGCAGATGACGACTTATGTGGCCGTATCATGGATGGCCAGGGCGTTCTACTTCAATAATCTCGATAGGGAAATCTCGACGGATATCCGTGACGGAAGCATTGCGATCCAGTTTATCAGGCCGTATAACTATGTATTTGCCAAAATGATGCAGGGTTTTGGAGAAGGAATGTTCCGTTTCCTGCTCTTCATGATCCCCGGCATGGCTCTTGCCATGCTGCTGTTCCCGGTGCAGCTTCCGCATGATCCGGCGGCGTGGGCCGGCTTTTTGGTCATGCTGTTCTTCAGCTTCCTGATCAATTCGCAGATTAACATCATTACGGGGCTGCTGGCCTTTTTCGTGGAGAATAACGAGGGACTGATGCGGATGAAGCGCGTCGTTGTCGATCTGTTCTCCGGCCTGATCATTCCAATCAGTCTGTTTCCGGGCTGGCTGTCCTCCATCTTAAAGCTGCTGCCGTTTCAGGCGATTACCTATCTGCCGGGCTCTGTCTTTACCGGGCGGGTGCAGGGCGTAGGGATTTGGAACGTGTTTGGCATTCAAATCATTTGGTTTGTGATTCTGCTGATTCCGCTGTTCTGGTTATACCGCGCGGCGCGGCAGCGTCTGTTCGTGCAGGGAGGCTGA
- a CDS encoding ATP-binding cassette domain-containing protein, with protein MAAIDVQDLRKTFKVQKNRGGLKGAFVDLFKREYSEVTAVKDISFQIPEGEICGYIGENGAGKSTTIKMLTGILVPTSGRLTVGGYVPYEEREKFVRNIGVVFGQRSQLWWDIGVIESFELLRKVYRVGEADYKKRLDELVERLELQELLNRPVRKLSLGQRMRCELVAALLHNPSIVFLDEPTIGLDIVVKSEIRSFLKDMNREHGTTILLTTHDLQDIEALCSRVIMLDDGRIIYDGGLDELKERWGTGREVAFQFGIATKLDRLEQLTSGMPVKWTAENNLAATVWIPLELNVSDVLGRVVGQADITDIKIIETNTDEIVRSIYQSGSANKTEEAKLALSGEGAGHV; from the coding sequence ATGGCAGCGATTGATGTGCAGGATTTGCGAAAAACTTTTAAAGTGCAAAAAAACCGCGGAGGCCTCAAAGGGGCCTTCGTTGATTTGTTTAAGCGGGAATACAGCGAAGTGACCGCAGTCAAGGATATCTCGTTTCAAATCCCGGAGGGTGAAATTTGCGGATATATCGGCGAGAACGGAGCGGGGAAATCGACCACGATCAAAATGCTGACCGGTATTCTCGTCCCGACTTCCGGGCGGCTGACTGTCGGCGGCTATGTGCCGTATGAAGAGCGGGAGAAATTTGTTCGCAACATTGGCGTCGTGTTCGGCCAGCGCAGCCAGCTCTGGTGGGATATCGGCGTGATCGAATCGTTCGAGCTGCTTCGCAAGGTGTACCGTGTCGGAGAGGCTGATTATAAGAAAAGATTGGACGAGCTTGTAGAGAGACTTGAGCTTCAGGAGCTGCTGAACCGTCCTGTCCGCAAGCTCAGTCTTGGGCAGCGGATGCGCTGCGAACTGGTAGCGGCCCTGCTGCATAATCCGTCCATCGTATTCCTTGACGAGCCGACGATTGGGCTTGATATTGTCGTCAAGTCGGAAATCCGGTCTTTTCTCAAGGATATGAACCGTGAGCATGGCACGACCATTCTGCTTACAACCCATGACTTGCAGGACATTGAGGCGCTCTGTTCGCGGGTCATCATGCTCGATGACGGAAGGATTATTTATGACGGCGGGCTGGATGAACTGAAGGAGCGCTGGGGCACCGGCCGCGAGGTGGCCTTCCAGTTCGGAATCGCCACGAAGCTTGACCGTCTGGAACAGCTGACCTCAGGGATGCCCGTCAAATGGACAGCCGAGAACAACCTGGCCGCTACGGTGTGGATTCCGCTGGAGCTGAACGTGTCGGATGTGCTTGGGCGGGTGGTTGGACAAGCCGATATCACCGACATTAAGATTATCGAGACTAACACGGATGAGATCGTCCGTAGTATTTATCAATCCGGATCGGCGAATAAGACGGAAGAGGCGAAGCTGGCGCTATCTGGGGAAGGAGCCGGACATGTCTAA
- a CDS encoding GTP cyclohydrolase II, giving the protein MIKPEVVSILKNKIQIIERSDSANILVGPITLPVNLNGETVTFKWYSWLHVTDEERTELMGEEMTEKLIGRLAGMKLADSQQSSVLVYGDFENDDTALIRMHSICHTGDIFGSKRCDCGFQLHQSMKMIVENGSGALFYLANHEGRGIGLFSKAMAYLLQEEGYDTVEANLEMGFEDDSRSYADAISVLQRLRSKPVTLITNNPKKLLALKAAGMNAVKRVPLWGDVSVFNEKYLRTKVTRSGHLGAQDGETLPGIMAR; this is encoded by the coding sequence ATGATCAAGCCCGAGGTTGTTTCCATACTGAAAAATAAAATTCAAATCATTGAACGAAGCGACTCCGCCAATATTCTGGTTGGGCCGATCACGCTGCCGGTTAATTTAAATGGGGAAACCGTTACGTTTAAGTGGTACAGCTGGCTCCATGTTACCGATGAAGAACGGACCGAGCTCATGGGGGAAGAGATGACGGAGAAGCTGATCGGCCGCCTGGCCGGAATGAAGCTCGCCGACAGCCAGCAGTCCAGCGTCCTGGTGTACGGGGATTTTGAAAATGACGATACGGCGCTGATTCGGATGCACAGCATCTGCCATACGGGCGATATTTTTGGCAGCAAACGCTGCGACTGCGGCTTCCAGCTTCACCAATCGATGAAGATGATCGTGGAGAACGGCTCCGGCGCTCTATTTTATCTGGCCAATCATGAGGGACGAGGCATCGGGCTGTTCAGCAAGGCTATGGCTTACCTTCTGCAGGAAGAAGGCTACGATACCGTGGAAGCGAACTTGGAGATGGGCTTTGAGGATGATTCCAGAAGCTATGCGGACGCCATCAGTGTGCTTCAGCGCCTTCGCAGCAAGCCGGTCACACTGATCACGAACAATCCGAAGAAGCTGCTGGCGCTGAAAGCTGCCGGTATGAATGCGGTGAAGCGTGTGCCGCTATGGGGCGATGTCTCCGTCTTCAATGAGAAGTATTTGCGTACGAAAGTAACCCGGTCTGGCCATCTCGGAGCGCAGGACGGGGAAACACTGCCGGGAATTATGGCGAGGTAA
- a CDS encoding winged helix-turn-helix transcriptional regulator, with the protein MQLKDFVMCPRFEKAVDLLSKRWVALIVFVLISGPRRFGEIESCLSNLSGKVLSDRLKEMENAGIIQRTVYPDIPVRIEYSLTAKGKALAPILKEIGSWSTEWVELESTM; encoded by the coding sequence ATGCAATTGAAGGATTTTGTTATGTGTCCCCGCTTTGAAAAAGCGGTCGATCTGCTCAGCAAGCGTTGGGTCGCACTAATCGTATTTGTATTGATCTCCGGTCCGCGCCGGTTTGGTGAAATTGAAAGCTGCCTGTCCAATCTCAGCGGTAAGGTGCTCTCCGACCGGTTGAAGGAAATGGAGAACGCGGGCATTATCCAAAGGACGGTATACCCCGACATTCCGGTACGGATCGAGTATTCGCTGACTGCGAAAGGCAAGGCATTGGCACCTATTTTAAAAGAGATCGGCAGTTGGTCCACGGAATGGGTCGAGCTTGAGTCCACCATGTGA
- a CDS encoding FtsX-like permease family protein, producing the protein MNSYLQFVTKSLSRQKMMAILAGVSIILATTLLTALGLSYSLMKDAMIQQAQEVGGHDHAVITNLGRSTAEQIRHEPLVNNAGLSLTLGAFKLPGGGINVTIEGFDSEVRSMQNVQLLEGRFPTKENEIALEQAVLKQMGITGEIGQKITLDISSIKGTPGPELRQTITFTLSGILKNSIGTNASNIGLGLASPDAAVKLLPADYQKYSIFIRVADGHNPEQVISDIARKYEISKNQILYNDMLMAAQGYNGGSIRDSSLGWILTGGLVLLAACLVIYNVFHISMLRRIPQFGMLRAIGAEPRQIRSLVLGEAFLLCIIAIPLGMLAGAGFAEWLSQMIAGLFNPDMLGVSSAKEAQEVIRNYHSLSYWPFVLAGCISLTATLLSVLVPSRRASRVSPTVAITGRAAVSIPVRRKRTAHNVARIRHFVSYMARLNLKRNPGRTFTTMLSLFMGIVVFVSIHSFSMSLSGTAKADQLLEGDYDLFVNQDNKQAGFSEQDITSIEDLSGIKEVRTAQYQRAEKGDVQIKGAPVLSTNEVFGYNLSMLSKLKEFTLQGPFDEAALKQGTGVIAINPISSIEEMQLPSLKVGDKISVHGKEVTVVGVAAQHAYQRTYDLLGYDVIMPSAVYRELYGRSDVQAVQLFVDPQADRHSIETVLGTIKDKVPSSTLVSHEEAQVQVANTKRQMNILAWEFIGFVGLIGALNIFNTNYTNIHTRTVEFGTMQAIGMEKRQLFSMIIWEGLLYGLVAALIGVVAGSGISYFLHSINGDLASWRLPLVEIVWSFIGAIAICLVSTSLPLRKVNRMSSIDNLRAID; encoded by the coding sequence ATGAACTCTTACCTGCAATTTGTTACGAAAAGCTTGTCCCGGCAAAAGATGATGGCTATTCTGGCGGGTGTAAGTATAATTCTGGCAACTACACTTCTTACGGCGTTGGGTTTGTCTTACTCCCTTATGAAGGACGCTATGATTCAGCAAGCTCAAGAAGTAGGAGGACACGATCATGCAGTGATTACTAATCTGGGTCGTTCGACCGCCGAACAAATACGGCATGAGCCACTAGTCAACAATGCTGGTTTAAGTCTTACTTTAGGAGCGTTCAAGCTTCCTGGCGGGGGAATAAATGTAACCATTGAAGGTTTTGATTCCGAAGTTCGTAGTATGCAAAATGTGCAGCTGCTAGAAGGGAGGTTCCCGACAAAAGAGAATGAAATTGCGCTTGAGCAGGCCGTTCTTAAGCAGATGGGAATTACCGGAGAGATTGGGCAGAAGATAACGCTAGATATCAGCTCCATCAAAGGTACCCCTGGCCCGGAGTTGAGACAGACAATTACGTTTACGCTCTCGGGAATTTTGAAGAATTCTATAGGTACAAATGCAAGTAATATTGGTTTAGGACTCGCTAGTCCGGATGCGGCAGTGAAATTGTTGCCGGCAGACTATCAAAAATATTCCATATTTATCAGAGTTGCCGATGGCCATAATCCCGAACAAGTCATTTCGGACATTGCCCGAAAGTATGAAATTAGTAAGAACCAAATTCTTTACAATGACATGTTGATGGCTGCGCAAGGCTATAATGGTGGTTCGATCCGCGATTCCAGCCTTGGCTGGATATTGACCGGCGGATTAGTGCTGCTGGCCGCATGTCTGGTCATCTATAATGTATTTCACATTTCCATGTTACGCCGAATTCCCCAGTTTGGCATGCTGCGGGCGATTGGAGCCGAACCGAGGCAAATACGTTCCCTTGTACTAGGAGAAGCGTTTCTTCTGTGTATCATTGCTATTCCGCTCGGAATGCTTGCAGGCGCCGGGTTTGCCGAGTGGCTATCGCAAATGATTGCCGGTTTGTTTAATCCGGATATGCTGGGGGTTTCCTCCGCCAAAGAAGCCCAAGAGGTGATAAGAAATTATCATTCCCTTTCCTATTGGCCGTTTGTACTAGCTGGCTGTATCAGTCTGACAGCCACATTGCTCTCCGTACTCGTTCCGTCACGCAGGGCTTCCCGTGTGTCGCCTACGGTAGCCATAACCGGTCGTGCCGCCGTTTCAATTCCTGTTCGCCGCAAGAGAACTGCCCATAATGTTGCACGAATTCGCCATTTCGTCAGCTATATGGCACGGCTGAATCTTAAGCGAAATCCGGGCCGGACCTTTACAACCATGCTGTCTTTATTTATGGGTATTGTCGTTTTTGTATCCATCCATTCTTTTTCCATGTCGCTAAGCGGCACTGCTAAGGCCGATCAGCTGCTTGAGGGAGATTACGACCTGTTTGTTAATCAGGATAATAAACAAGCAGGATTCTCTGAACAAGATATCACGTCTATTGAGGATCTTTCTGGGATCAAGGAGGTGCGAACAGCGCAGTACCAGAGAGCCGAAAAAGGCGATGTGCAGATAAAAGGGGCACCGGTATTATCGACGAATGAAGTATTTGGTTACAATCTGTCAATGCTGAGTAAATTAAAGGAATTCACGTTGCAAGGTCCATTTGATGAAGCAGCATTAAAACAGGGAACAGGGGTTATTGCGATTAATCCTATTAGTAGTATCGAAGAAATGCAACTACCATCACTTAAAGTGGGTGATAAAATATCCGTACATGGAAAAGAAGTGACGGTAGTTGGAGTGGCAGCACAGCATGCTTATCAGAGAACTTATGATTTGTTAGGATATGATGTTATCATGCCTTCGGCTGTTTACCGGGAGCTTTACGGCCGATCCGATGTTCAAGCGGTTCAACTTTTTGTCGATCCTCAAGCAGATCGTCATTCGATTGAGACCGTACTAGGTACGATCAAAGATAAAGTCCCATCCTCTACATTGGTTTCCCATGAAGAGGCTCAGGTTCAGGTTGCAAATACCAAACGTCAAATGAATATCCTTGCCTGGGAATTTATCGGTTTTGTCGGACTCATCGGAGCATTGAATATTTTTAATACAAATTACACCAATATTCATACCCGTACCGTGGAATTTGGAACCATGCAGGCGATTGGAATGGAGAAAAGGCAATTGTTCAGTATGATTATATGGGAAGGATTGCTATATGGATTGGTGGCGGCACTAATCGGAGTAGTCGCCGGCAGTGGAATCTCATACTTCTTACACTCAATAAATGGCGATTTGGCTTCTTGGCGGTTGCCGTTGGTTGAAATCGTTTGGTCCTTTATTGGTGCTATTGCCATCTGCTTAGTCTCTACCTCGTTGCCTTTAAGAAAAGTAAATCGAATGTCGAGTATAGATAACTTGAGGGCAATTGATTAG